In Deltaproteobacteria bacterium, the genomic window ACCTCGCTGGGCGCGACCCGCTCGATGACCGACTCGCACTGGCGCCGGACACTTTCTATCCACCTCGACGGCACCTTCTATTGCACGCGCGAAGCGCTCAAGGTGATGGAGCCGAAGGGGTTCGGCAAGATCATCAACATGGCTTCCGTAGCCGGCACTACCGGCCTGTCCGGTTCGCCTGACTACTGTGCCGCTAAGGGCGGCATCATCGCGCTGACCAAGTCCGTGGCACGCGAGGTGATCGGCCGCGGTATTTACGTCAACGCCATCGCTCCCGGCTTTGTCGACACCCCCCTGCTGGAGGTGATGGATGAAACCATGCTCCGCGTGATCGCTATGCAGAGCCCCATCGGCCGCCTCGGCACGCCCGCTGAGATTGCCGCGGTCGCGCTCTACTTGGCCTCGGAGGATTCCAGTTTCACCGTCGGGCAGGTGATCAGCCCCAACGGCGGCTATTACATGTAGCCGGCGGGGAGCGCGGCGGGCGAGCCGGAATGCCCGCTGTCGCGCTTAGGCCACATGGCCTCACTGCTCATCCGGTGCTAGGTTGCGGCTCATGATCAGCGTGCGCGAGGCGCTCACGACGGTGTTGCTGGAGTTGCCGCGCCTGGGCTCGGAACAGGTGCCGCTGCCAGCGGCTTATCGGCGCGTGCTGGCGGCTGCGGTGCGCGCCAGCCGTGATGTTCCGCCGTTTCGCAACTCGGCGATGGACGGCTTCGCCATTCGGGCCGCCGACGCCGCACAGGCATCGGCGGCGGCGCCGGTGACCTTGCGGGTGCTCGAAGTCATCGGCGCCGGTTCGCTACCGACCCATCCAGTCGAAGCCGGCACCGCCACCAAGATCATGACCGGGTCACCGCTACCGGCGGGGTCGGATGCGGTGGTGCGAGTTGAAGATACGCACGAAGGCAACGGTACGGTGACGGTGCAGGTGCCGGTGACGCTCGGCGCCAACGTACGCGAGCCGGGCGAAGACATGCGGGCGGGGGAGACGGTGCTGAATGCCGGCCGGCCGTTGCGGCCGGCGGACGTCGGCCTGCTGGCGTCGCTTGGGCTGGCGGTGGTGCGCGTGACTCGCCGCCCCCGGGTGGCGATCTTGACCACCGGCAACGAGTTGGTGGAACCCGGCGAAGCGTTGGGGCCGGGCCAGATCGTCAACAGCAACGCTTACACCTTGGCGGCGGCGGTGGCCGAAGCCGGCGCCGAGGCGGTCATGCTCGGCATCGTGCGCGATCAGCCGGAGCAGATCGAGGCGGCTTTCGCCGACGCCTTCAAGGCGGATGTGGTGCTATCGACCGGCGGCGTATCGGTCGGCAGCTTCGATTTCGTGCGCCGCACGCTGCGCCAACTGGGATACGAGGAACGCTTCTGGAAGGTGGCGCAGAAACCGGGCAAACCGCTCACCTTCGGCTTGCGCCAGGGCACGCCTGCCTTCGGGCTACCGGGCAACCCGGTGTCTTCGCTGGTGTGCTTCTATCTCTATGTGGTGCCCGCGCTGCGGGCGATGATGGGCATGGAACGGATCCACCTGCCGAGCATCGAAGCCGAGGTCACCGAGGAGGTTACCACCGCGGCCGGCCTGACCGAGTTCGTCCGTTGCGTCGTGGAGCAGGGCGACGGCGGCTATCGCGTGCGGCCGGCGGGCTCGCAAAGCTCGGGCGTGTTGCGCTCGATGGCGGCGGGCGAGGGGCTGCTGGTGGCGCCACCGGAGCAAGCCGTGGTCGCGCGCGGCAGCCGCGGGCGGGTCATATTGTTGAGCCAGGAGGCGGCGGCCACCCC contains:
- a CDS encoding molybdopterin molybdotransferase MoeA — its product is MISVREALTTVLLELPRLGSEQVPLPAAYRRVLAAAVRASRDVPPFRNSAMDGFAIRAADAAQASAAAPVTLRVLEVIGAGSLPTHPVEAGTATKIMTGSPLPAGSDAVVRVEDTHEGNGTVTVQVPVTLGANVREPGEDMRAGETVLNAGRPLRPADVGLLASLGLAVVRVTRRPRVAILTTGNELVEPGEALGPGQIVNSNAYTLAAAVAEAGAEAVMLGIVRDQPEQIEAAFADAFKADVVLSTGGVSVGSFDFVRRTLRQLGYEERFWKVAQKPGKPLTFGLRQGTPAFGLPGNPVSSLVCFYLYVVPALRAMMGMERIHLPSIEAEVTEEVTTAAGLTEFVRCVVEQGDGGYRVRPAGSQSSGVLRSMAAGEGLLVAPPEQAVVARGSRGRVILLSQEAAATPPF
- a CDS encoding SDR family oxidoreductase; protein product: MKLDGRIALITGAGSGLGREIARTFAREGAKVAINDVNKETAAAAVREVEAAGGAARAFIADVSDSVEVAAMFEHLVDEWGTIDILVNNAGVAVMSDEVKANFAANIQAMLSGTKPATSLGATRSMTDSHWRRTLSIHLDGTFYCTREALKVMEPKGFGKIINMASVAGTTGLSGSPDYCAAKGGIIALTKSVAREVIGRGIYVNAIAPGFVDTPLLEVMDETMLRVIAMQSPIGRLGTPAEIAAVALYLASEDSSFTVGQVISPNGGYYM